From the genome of Candidatus Woesearchaeota archaeon, one region includes:
- a CDS encoding 23S rRNA (pseudouridine(1915)-N(3))-methyltransferase RlmH — protein MAKITTITMIRIICFGKIKDTRLEQIANAYLKRAGQLGKIELLELKNQNVEEKIRTYKSDHSQQHIFLLGEEGRTFTSKKFASLIKSHNEEHITFIIGPAEGFSNKLKEDIPLISLSPLTMMHELAQVVLLEQLYRALSINKGLPYHKA, from the coding sequence GGCAAAAATAACAACAATAACGATGATTCGCATTATTTGCTTTGGAAAAATTAAAGATACTCGTCTTGAGCAGATAGCAAACGCTTATTTGAAGCGAGCTGGCCAATTAGGAAAAATTGAGCTTCTCGAGCTCAAAAATCAGAATGTAGAAGAAAAAATAAGAACGTACAAAAGCGACCACTCGCAACAGCATATCTTTTTACTCGGTGAAGAAGGCAGAACTTTCACTTCAAAAAAGTTTGCAAGTCTTATCAAGAGCCATAATGAAGAACACATAACGTTCATCATCGGTCCTGCAGAAGGATTCTCAAATAAGCTAAAAGAAGACATCCCGCTTATTTCACTTTCTCCATTAACCATGATGCACGAACTAGCCCAAGTAGTCTTGCTTGAACAACTCTACCGAGCATTAAGCATTAATAAAGGGCTACCCTATCATAAAGCCTAA